The DNA window ATGTAGAATAAAGCTCTCGGCAAAAATAATATTACCAAGAGTGTTAGAATGCTCTCGGAGACAACTCTCGGTAATTGGGCACTTTTCACTAGTGAGTGCAATGCTAATTTTTATTCTCATTATTGTGTGTTTCAATATACAGATTCGGTAACGACGATTGACAATATAGAGTTGTGTTCAGGACTCTATGTTCTACGCAGAAATCTATCTTATGCCTCTAGTTTGCTTTCTACTGCTTTTAATGTCACTTCTGATCAAAATGCTAAAATCATGTTATGACATTATAGATTATGTCACCATAATTTCATGTATCTTGTAAATTCTTTTCCGAATTGTTTCTTAATGCAAAGTTTAGTTCATTTCAATGTGAAGTGTATCAATTTGTTAAACATTGTCGTGTTCCTTTTCCTCTATTATCGTACATTGCTTCTAAACCATTTTCATTGTTTCACATTGATGTTTGAGGTCCatcgataaaaaaaactttaactaGTAAACGTTGATTTGGTTCTTTTGTGGATAATCACACTCGTTTGACTTGGTTATTtctaatgaaagaaaaataagaagtCAACgaaatttttaaacaattccaCACAATTCAAATGTGGAATACTTACCATAAAAACGGACAATgccaaagatttttttaatcacaCTCTTGGTCAATTTCTTTCTACTAAAGGCATTGTTCATCATAGTTCATGTCTTGacacacctcaacaaaatggggTTGTCGAACGCAATAATTGCCATATTCTCGAGGTTACacaatctcttttatttttgtctaatgtacttaaatatttttgtgggGATGTCGTCTCTACAACAGCTTATCTTATCAATCGAATGTCttcaaaaatactaaaatttcaAACTCCAGTCCAATGTCATTTATCATTCTTTTCACACGCTAAACTAATTTCTTCTACCCTCCTCCTAAAGTGTTTGGGTGTTAATCATTTGTTCACATCCATCGCAATAGAAACAAACTTGATCATAAATCCGAAAAATGCATATTCATCGGTTATGCACCATTCCAAAAGGGATATCGTTGCTATTCTCCTTCCACTAATAACACACCACCATGGATGTTACATTTTTTGAGAATTAACCTTATTTTTTGGCTTCCGATATTTAGGAGGAGAATCTAGATGAATATCAATATTTTGCACAATCTTCCACTCCCATTATAGAACAATTTGATAATTCTCCATCTTCCGCTACTATTACCACTCTTACTTCTTCCTCTTCCACTTATACTTCTACATATACTCCTAAATCGATGTCATCTGAAGACCAAACACACTTTTTATCACATCAATCGTCAATGTCGGGCTGAATCCAACTCCACAAGAACACTCGGGTATTAGCATTTCACTTGATCATAGTTATGTTGATGATGATATTCTTAACTTATCTATTGCTTTGAGAAGAGGACAAAGATCTTGTACTTAACACTCGATTGATAATTTCGTATCTTATGAAAGGTTCTCACCTCAATATAGATCTTGTTTTGCTTCTCATGATAATGTACAGGTTCCCAACAACGTTGATCAACATTCTTGTTACCTATGGGGTAGTTGAACTTTCTCACATTCCATCACGGTTCCAAATTGCCGATGTTTTAACCAAATCGCTACCAAGGActatatttaaagatttgtaTGTTAGGGAAACATAATTTGTATCTCCCAATTTAAAGGGAGTGTAAAtataattagaaatattatatgtttaaataataagtataaaACAATGTAACTGAATTTCTATTGTATAAATAAGAATGTAATTTACCTTAATAGTATATagaaaaatttaaacataaaagttTCTGGATGATTTCTTTCCTTCTGACATTCCTAAATTTATCACACATGCATTGTGGTGTAAGAATCTGTGTGAGTTTTACACAAGGAGCCATTTTTAGGCtctaattgttttatatttagtttttgaaaaatcacatttttcaaacatattttatacatgttaatatgtaattattagTAAATCggtaataaatttatttttttgacctttaaaaataaaattgtagttttaaaaattatttaaataaaaaaaatgttaaaagtattaattaatttatgtgacAAAACCTTAAGATGCTTCATCATTCAGTACATTTGTAAGCTACAACAAGTACTACATATACTTACATCTACAAATGGAAAATTCAATGTATGGGACCACATGAAAAGTCTTGTTTGGAATGaggtttatttttttagcaAGTTGCagacattttaattaaatcaaactcTACTGAATATTAAAAGACGAAAGTACAACATCGCTAAAATAACAATGCTCACAATGTCAAACGATAATTAAGCTATCTTGAGAAAAATCTTATCCAATCTAATAAATGGTAATATCGATAAATTAGCATTGTAATAAGATTCtgtaaaaaagaaagaaagaagagagaattGCCTATAGGTGAAGATCCAAGCTGACGTGGTGATCTTGAACTGCGGCCGGTTTGTGTTTGTAAAAGTGTCGTAGCGAAGGACCGGCTACAGGTCCTCCGATCATCAAAGACGGTGGTGGCGGCGCCGACGACGGCTGCCTGAATGATTCGTTGAGATCCGTGAACATGGGCATGGAATGACGGTCACGATGAAAAGATGAAGAAGTTTGGACGGTTGGGATTCGCCACAGACCCAATGGACTCCCGTTTATTGGCGGCGGATGAGTGTAGTAAGATCCATGATGATTTTCGTACAACCTAagatatttaataagttaataaccCATAAATAGTACCAATTATGGTTTACAAATAATAAAGCACTTTaaggtaattattattattattaacgaAAAACACACTCAtgacctaattaattaataagatttacTTATAACCTTGAGTGATAAGCGATGGAGGAGGGAGGAATTGGCGATGGCCAGCCACCTAAAGCACCGTGAAGAACGGCGGCGGATTGGAGATGGACGCGTTTAGCGTGCTGGCGTTCTCTTTTATGAGCGTTTTGATGGCCGCCCAAAGCTTGTGAAGTGGGGAAGTTTCTACAACAATAATGACACTCGAACTTCCTATTGCCATTATTGTTACCATTGGCGATGGTCATTATCTCTCCTGCTGCAGCGGTGGCGACATCGTTAGGGTTTGAACCGTCTTGGTCTTGTTCTTTGTCGGTATTTTCTAATTCGTTAAGGATTTGGTCACCGGTAGAATCGGTGGTAGTAGTAGAAATAGTACCGTTGAATTCTATGCCGAAGAGGCGTAGGggtttttctttgaaaagggGAGTAGGAGGAGGGGGTGGTCGGATGAAGGGTAACTGAGAAAAGGATTCTACTCTCATAAAGTCATGGGTGATATTAGTCgactgatgatgatgatcactATTGCTCTTCTCCAtcgtttatatttaataataataattattattattaaatatattaaaggaAGAACAAGGAATCAAAACCCTAACTCTAGCTAGAATAGTATAATGTTCTTGGGAGAGATAGATAGATaggtatagagagagaaaggtgtgGACGATGGACGGGAATGTCAAAAGAGACGACGGATCCTAttctatatatattctattatttatttaatttattaatatacagTAAAAGTACTTGAGGTTGAATTCTTTCTTTATTGTAGCTTTTTCAATTTATGTCGATCTAATGACGTCATCCATTCCAGTCTTgttattgattattaaaaattgagtaattttaaaaattagaccTTATTTTATAGTGGGt is part of the Impatiens glandulifera chromosome 1, dImpGla2.1, whole genome shotgun sequence genome and encodes:
- the LOC124921047 gene encoding zinc finger protein GIS produces the protein MEKSNSDHHHQSTNITHDFMRVESFSQLPFIRPPPPPTPLFKEKPLRLFGIEFNGTISTTTTDSTGDQILNELENTDKEQDQDGSNPNDVATAAAGEIMTIANGNNNGNRKFECHYCCRNFPTSQALGGHQNAHKRERQHAKRVHLQSAAVLHGALGGWPSPIPPSSIAYHSRLYENHHGSYYTHPPPINGSPLGLWRIPTVQTSSSFHRDRHSMPMFTDLNESFRQPSSAPPPPSLMIGGPVAGPSLRHFYKHKPAAVQDHHVSLDLHL